Proteins encoded in a region of the Tautonia rosea genome:
- a CDS encoding sigma-54 interaction domain-containing protein: protein MDLDFRRDPSLLSTIVDEMADGVFTVDASGRIVAWSRGAERITGYTSEDVVGQSSRLFEGAHCKGFAALTELLQGSCDSTTGTCHQECKLSAKDGREVSIHGSVRLIHDADGEVAGAVCNFSDLTPFLQANERIALLEEQTRNRDAFGKLVGSSAPMQEVFRRIRLAAHSDVTVFVSGESGTGKELAAGAIHSLSNRKDRPFLAINCSAIPETLLESELFGHVKGAFTSADRDKIGLFQAADGGTLFLDEIGDVSPLLQLKLLRVLQEREIRRVGADTPTRVNVRLITATNKHLKELVASGGFREDFYYRIHVFEIRLPPLRERREDLPLLVRHFIDQLSREYHRSVRGIARDALQALMNYPWPGNVRELRNALEHAFVTVVGDTITLLDLPVELRTQRTSDRAALSDSHPLSAADQAERRRILEALDQTGGNRTEAARLLGTSRVTLWKKIRKYAIETPSTSG from the coding sequence ATGGACCTCGACTTCCGACGCGATCCGAGCCTCCTGAGCACCATCGTCGATGAGATGGCCGACGGCGTCTTCACCGTCGATGCCTCGGGCCGCATCGTGGCCTGGAGCCGGGGGGCTGAACGAATCACTGGGTATACCAGTGAAGACGTGGTTGGACAATCAAGCCGCTTGTTTGAAGGAGCTCACTGCAAGGGATTCGCCGCCCTGACCGAGTTGCTCCAGGGCTCGTGCGACTCGACCACCGGCACCTGCCATCAGGAATGTAAACTCTCGGCCAAGGATGGTCGAGAAGTCTCGATTCATGGGAGCGTTCGCCTGATTCACGATGCGGATGGTGAGGTGGCCGGGGCCGTCTGCAACTTCTCGGACCTCACTCCGTTTCTTCAGGCCAACGAACGCATTGCGTTGCTGGAGGAGCAGACCCGAAACCGAGACGCCTTTGGCAAGCTTGTCGGCTCCAGCGCTCCGATGCAAGAGGTCTTCCGACGCATCCGACTGGCCGCTCACAGCGACGTGACCGTCTTCGTTTCCGGTGAGTCTGGCACCGGCAAGGAACTGGCCGCCGGTGCCATTCATTCACTGAGCAACCGCAAGGACCGCCCCTTCCTGGCAATCAATTGCTCGGCGATCCCTGAAACGCTGCTCGAATCGGAACTCTTCGGCCATGTCAAAGGGGCCTTCACCAGCGCCGACCGCGATAAGATCGGCCTGTTTCAGGCTGCCGACGGCGGAACTTTGTTCCTCGATGAAATTGGCGATGTCTCCCCTCTGCTCCAGTTGAAGCTCCTTCGGGTTTTACAAGAACGGGAGATCCGTCGCGTCGGGGCCGACACCCCAACCCGAGTCAACGTCCGTCTGATCACGGCAACCAACAAGCACCTGAAAGAACTGGTCGCCTCTGGGGGATTCCGCGAAGATTTTTATTATCGGATTCATGTCTTTGAAATCCGATTACCTCCGCTCCGCGAGCGGCGCGAGGATCTCCCCCTCTTGGTCCGCCACTTCATCGATCAACTTTCGCGCGAATATCATCGCTCCGTCCGCGGCATCGCCCGCGATGCGCTTCAAGCCCTGATGAATTACCCGTGGCCAGGAAACGTCCGAGAACTTCGCAACGCCCTGGAGCATGCGTTTGTGACCGTCGTCGGCGACACCATCACCCTGCTCGACTTGCCGGTCGAGCTCCGCACTCAACGAACCTCGGATCGGGCGGCCCTTTCCGATTCGCACCCCCTGAGTGCCGCAGATCAAGCAGAACGACGCCGCATCCTCGAAGCCCTGGATCAGACCGGTGGCAACCGCACTGAAGCCGCCCGTCTCCTCGGCACCAGCCGGGTCACCCTCTGGAAAAAAATCCGCAAGTACGCGATTGAGACCCCATCAACGTCGGGTTAG
- the mce gene encoding methylmalonyl-CoA epimerase, with the protein MAPVKALNHLGIAVKSIDDHRAYYEETLGAEFEGIEEVADQKVRVGFFRIGDVRFELLEPTDPTSTIAAFLEKRGEGMHHVAFTVDRIEDRIAEWKAAGLRMIDETPRAGAHHMRIAFAHPKSTHGVLTELCEPPSNP; encoded by the coding sequence ATGGCCCCTGTCAAAGCCCTCAATCATCTCGGGATCGCCGTGAAGTCCATCGACGATCACCGAGCCTATTATGAAGAAACCCTCGGTGCCGAGTTCGAAGGAATCGAGGAAGTCGCCGACCAAAAAGTCCGCGTCGGCTTCTTTCGGATCGGTGACGTCCGCTTCGAACTGCTCGAACCGACCGACCCGACCAGTACCATCGCCGCCTTTCTCGAAAAACGAGGGGAGGGAATGCACCACGTCGCGTTCACGGTCGATCGGATCGAAGACCGGATCGCCGAGTGGAAAGCTGCCGGGCTCCGCATGATTGACGAGACTCCCCGTGCCGGGGCCCACCACATGAGGATTGCCTTCGCCCACCCCAAGAGCACCCACGGCGTGCTTACCGAACTCTGCGAGCCGCCGAGCAACCCCTGA
- a CDS encoding acetyl-CoA carboxylase biotin carboxyl carrier protein subunit: MKLKITVDGNVYEVEVEVAEPETPRHSYVPPLGHARVSGAPTPATPAPASAGQALVADESKVCRSPLAGVVSRVAVQPGQAIQVNDILIVLEAMKMETVITAPIAGTIAKINAGEGDGVQQGQVLIEFE, from the coding sequence TTGAAACTCAAAATCACCGTTGATGGGAACGTGTACGAGGTCGAAGTCGAGGTGGCCGAACCGGAGACTCCCCGGCACAGCTATGTGCCCCCCTTGGGGCATGCTCGGGTATCCGGGGCACCAACCCCCGCAACGCCCGCCCCGGCCTCGGCGGGCCAGGCTCTTGTGGCCGACGAAAGCAAGGTCTGCCGCAGCCCACTTGCGGGGGTCGTCTCTCGGGTTGCCGTGCAACCCGGACAGGCAATCCAGGTGAACGATATCCTCATCGTCCTTGAAGCGATGAAGATGGAGACGGTCATCACTGCTCCGATCGCCGGTACCATTGCCAAGATCAATGCCGGTGAGGGGGATGGTGTGCAGCAGGGTCAGGTCCTCATTGAGTTCGAATAA
- a CDS encoding acyl-CoA carboxylase subunit beta: MSGNAKKTMDDLVAELRARKEHLRQGGGPDRLAKQKDQGKLTARERVSTLLDPDSFEEFGLFAQHRQVHFGMAGKEVPADGVVTGAGSIDGRLVHLASQDFTVLGGSAGETHSNKVADVMEQALHTGSPFIFINDSGGARVQEGIDSLSGYGRVFYTNVQLSGAVPQISLICGPCAGGAAYSPALTDFIIQTRQSQMFITGPQVIKQVTGEQITSEALGGPDAHMSLSGVTHFIAENDEDALYLCRRLLSFLPANNLEDPPRIPSENNVDPNPELARIVPVEPKQGYDIRNVICGIVDQGDFLEVQEGYARNIVVGFARILGRSVGVIANQPSVLSGVLDVNASTKASRFIRFCNAFNVPLVTFVDVPGFLPGVKQEHDGIIRHGAKMLFAYSAATVPKIQVILRKSYGGAHLAMCSKDLGADRVFAWPTAEVAVMGAEGAVEIVFRKEMQEAQDKVARRAELIDQYRSTFSSPYVSAGRGLVDDIIEPADTRRHLAQALEYLHAKREVRPPKKHGLIPL; the protein is encoded by the coding sequence ATGAGCGGCAATGCGAAGAAAACGATGGACGATTTGGTCGCGGAACTCCGCGCCCGAAAGGAACATCTCCGTCAGGGAGGCGGTCCCGATCGCCTGGCCAAGCAGAAGGATCAAGGCAAGCTGACGGCCCGAGAGCGTGTCAGCACCCTGCTCGACCCCGACAGCTTCGAGGAGTTCGGCCTCTTCGCCCAGCATCGCCAGGTCCACTTCGGCATGGCGGGGAAGGAGGTTCCCGCCGATGGCGTCGTCACCGGGGCCGGCTCGATCGACGGCAGACTCGTCCACCTCGCCAGCCAGGACTTCACCGTTCTCGGAGGCTCAGCCGGCGAGACGCATTCGAACAAGGTCGCCGATGTGATGGAGCAAGCGCTGCATACCGGCAGCCCCTTCATCTTCATCAATGACTCCGGTGGAGCCCGGGTGCAGGAAGGGATCGATTCCCTCTCCGGCTATGGACGAGTTTTTTACACAAATGTCCAATTGTCTGGAGCGGTCCCTCAGATCTCCTTGATCTGTGGTCCCTGTGCGGGAGGAGCGGCCTACTCACCCGCGCTGACCGACTTCATTATCCAGACGCGACAATCGCAAATGTTTATCACCGGCCCGCAAGTCATCAAACAGGTGACCGGCGAGCAGATCACCTCCGAGGCCCTCGGCGGTCCCGACGCCCACATGAGCCTCTCCGGTGTCACCCACTTCATCGCCGAGAACGACGAGGATGCGCTCTACCTCTGCCGTCGTCTGCTCAGCTTCCTGCCTGCGAATAATCTAGAGGATCCGCCTCGAATCCCTTCAGAGAACAACGTCGATCCGAACCCCGAGCTGGCTCGGATCGTCCCAGTCGAACCAAAGCAAGGCTACGATATCCGCAACGTGATCTGCGGGATCGTGGACCAGGGAGATTTCCTCGAAGTTCAGGAAGGATATGCCCGCAACATCGTGGTCGGTTTCGCCCGCATTCTGGGCCGATCGGTGGGTGTAATCGCCAACCAACCGTCGGTCCTCTCGGGCGTCCTCGATGTAAACGCGTCGACCAAGGCAAGCCGGTTTATCCGCTTCTGCAATGCGTTCAATGTTCCTCTGGTCACCTTTGTGGATGTTCCCGGCTTCCTGCCCGGCGTCAAGCAAGAGCACGACGGCATCATTCGGCACGGCGCGAAGATGCTCTTTGCCTACTCGGCGGCCACAGTCCCGAAGATCCAGGTGATCCTTCGCAAGTCTTATGGTGGTGCCCACCTGGCCATGTGCTCGAAGGACCTCGGCGCCGACCGCGTCTTTGCCTGGCCCACGGCCGAGGTCGCCGTCATGGGGGCTGAGGGAGCCGTTGAGATCGTTTTCCGCAAGGAGATGCAGGAGGCTCAAGACAAGGTCGCCCGCCGCGCCGAGCTGATCGATCAATACCGATCAACCTTCTCAAGCCCGTATGTTTCCGCTGGTCGCGGCCTCGTCGACGACATTATTGAACCTGCCGACACTCGCCGGCATCTCGCCCAGGCCTTGGAGTATCTTCACGCCAAGCGAGAAGTTCGGCCCCCGAAGAAGCACGGTCTCATCCCGCTTTAA
- a CDS encoding methylmalonyl-CoA carboxytransferase subunit 5S: protein MPRTVEVTELALRDGHQSLLATRMALEDMTPICEDIDQAGYWSVECWGGATYDSCIRFLNEDPWERLRTFRKLMPNSRLQMLLRGQNLLGYRHYEDTVVDRFVDKSAENGMDVFRVFDALNDIRNLRRALEAVRRTGKHAEGTICYTTSPLHTVDKFIEMAKQLQDLGCDSICIKDMAALLRPQPAFEIVKGIKEACGEDTLVHVHVHATTGVTLVSLMKAIEAGADIVDTCISSLSLGPGHNPTEALVEMLQATDYTTRLDKARLLKIKDHFAKIRPRYAEFESKFVGVETEIFDSQIPGGMISNMESQLKQQGAGDRVKDVLNEVPNVRKAAGYPPLVTPSSQIVGTQAVFNVMMGPYKVLTGEFADLMLGYYGETIGDRDPEVIALAAAHAKKEPITTRPADLLKPEWEELRGKALALEGCNGSDEDVLTYAMFPQVAPKFFAHRSEGPKNLGRDPVTAAAAAAAASPAAKAIDAKGPVTSPITYQVRIGNTSHAVTVEPS, encoded by the coding sequence ATGCCACGAACGGTCGAGGTCACGGAGCTCGCCCTCCGAGACGGTCATCAGAGCCTCCTGGCCACCCGGATGGCTCTTGAGGACATGACACCCATTTGCGAAGACATCGACCAGGCCGGTTACTGGAGTGTTGAGTGCTGGGGAGGGGCGACCTACGACTCCTGCATCCGCTTCCTCAACGAAGACCCCTGGGAACGCCTGCGCACTTTCCGCAAACTTATGCCCAACAGCCGATTGCAGATGCTCCTCCGCGGGCAAAACCTGCTCGGCTACCGTCACTACGAAGACACCGTCGTCGACCGCTTCGTTGACAAATCGGCCGAGAACGGGATGGATGTCTTCCGCGTCTTCGACGCATTGAACGACATCCGAAATCTTCGCCGCGCTCTCGAAGCCGTCCGACGCACCGGCAAGCACGCCGAGGGAACGATCTGCTACACGACCTCCCCTTTGCACACGGTCGACAAGTTCATCGAAATGGCCAAGCAGTTGCAGGATCTCGGCTGCGACTCCATTTGCATCAAGGACATGGCCGCGCTCTTGCGCCCACAGCCGGCTTTCGAGATCGTCAAAGGGATCAAGGAGGCCTGCGGCGAGGATACGCTGGTCCATGTCCATGTTCACGCCACCACCGGCGTCACGCTCGTCAGCCTGATGAAGGCGATCGAGGCCGGCGCTGACATTGTGGACACCTGCATCTCCTCCCTGAGCCTCGGCCCCGGCCATAATCCGACCGAAGCGCTTGTCGAGATGCTCCAGGCGACTGACTACACGACCCGGCTCGACAAGGCTCGCCTACTAAAGATCAAGGATCACTTCGCCAAGATTCGCCCCCGATATGCCGAGTTCGAGTCGAAGTTCGTCGGGGTCGAGACCGAGATTTTCGACAGCCAGATTCCTGGCGGCATGATTTCCAACATGGAAAGCCAGCTCAAGCAGCAAGGGGCAGGCGACCGTGTGAAGGACGTGCTGAACGAGGTACCCAACGTCCGCAAGGCGGCCGGCTATCCGCCGTTGGTCACGCCGTCGAGCCAGATCGTTGGCACTCAGGCAGTGTTCAATGTGATGATGGGTCCCTACAAGGTCCTTACCGGAGAGTTCGCCGATCTGATGCTCGGGTATTACGGCGAGACCATCGGCGATCGCGACCCTGAGGTCATCGCCCTTGCGGCCGCACATGCCAAGAAAGAGCCGATCACCACCCGACCCGCTGACCTGCTCAAGCCCGAGTGGGAAGAATTACGAGGGAAGGCCCTTGCCCTCGAAGGTTGCAACGGATCGGATGAAGACGTCTTGACCTACGCGATGTTCCCGCAAGTCGCTCCCAAGTTCTTTGCCCACCGCAGCGAAGGCCCGAAAAATCTGGGCAGGGATCCGGTCACGGCGGCTGCTGCGGCTGCCGCCGCCAGCCCGGCCGCCAAGGCCATCGACGCGAAAGGCCCCGTCACGAGCCCCATCACCTACCAGGTCCGCATCGGCAACACGAGCCACGCGGTGACCGTCGAGCCCTCGTGA
- the meaB gene encoding methylmalonyl Co-A mutase-associated GTPase MeaB → MTLPPEPPIPPPRRRLTAEQYVEGVLARSRGVLSRFITLIESRRAEDRELARRVLNKLLPHAGQSIRLGITGVPGAGKSTLIDALGLNLILAGHRVAVLTIDPSSRVTGGSILGDKTRMERLSLEPNAYIRPSPSGATLGGVAGSTRETMLACEAAGFDVVMVETVGVGQSETTVADMVDTFLAVLIAGAGDELQGIKRGLIEMIDLLAVNKADGSNRPNVLRAVNQYQNALRVMHPPESPWQPPVLACSALENLGLDAIWNAVLKHRETLKRVGVFHQRRQSQAIRWMWDLVNDHLQRILKEGPGIAKLAAELESEVREGQLTASAAADRLIDALGLPGAPPRL, encoded by the coding sequence ATGACGCTCCCGCCCGAGCCCCCGATTCCCCCCCCACGACGACGTCTGACCGCCGAGCAGTACGTCGAGGGGGTTCTGGCACGATCGCGAGGCGTGCTCAGCCGGTTCATCACCCTCATCGAATCGCGACGGGCCGAAGATCGAGAGCTGGCTCGCCGCGTTCTCAACAAGCTGCTGCCGCACGCCGGTCAATCGATCCGCCTGGGAATCACGGGAGTCCCCGGCGCGGGCAAGAGCACTTTGATCGATGCCCTGGGCCTCAACCTGATCCTTGCCGGCCACCGAGTCGCCGTGCTGACGATCGACCCGTCCAGCCGAGTGACCGGGGGCAGCATTCTCGGCGACAAAACTCGAATGGAACGCCTGAGCCTCGAACCGAACGCCTACATCCGCCCCTCCCCGAGCGGGGCAACCCTCGGCGGTGTGGCCGGTAGTACCCGGGAAACGATGCTCGCCTGCGAAGCCGCCGGATTCGATGTTGTGATGGTCGAAACCGTCGGCGTCGGCCAGTCCGAGACGACTGTTGCCGACATGGTTGATACGTTTCTCGCGGTCCTGATCGCCGGAGCCGGAGACGAGTTGCAGGGAATCAAGCGAGGGCTGATCGAGATGATCGATCTGCTCGCTGTCAACAAGGCCGACGGCAGCAACCGGCCGAATGTCCTCCGCGCGGTGAACCAGTATCAGAATGCTCTGCGCGTCATGCACCCGCCCGAAAGCCCCTGGCAACCGCCGGTCCTGGCCTGCAGCGCCCTGGAGAATCTCGGACTCGACGCGATCTGGAATGCAGTGCTCAAACATCGTGAGACCCTCAAACGTGTCGGGGTCTTCCACCAACGACGGCAGAGCCAGGCAATTCGCTGGATGTGGGATCTGGTGAACGACCATTTGCAGCGTATCCTGAAGGAAGGTCCGGGCATCGCAAAACTGGCGGCGGAGCTTGAGTCGGAGGTCCGCGAGGGCCAGCTCACCGCCTCGGCCGCCGCAGATCGGCTGATCGATGCCCTCGGCCTCCCGGGCGCTCCCCCCCGCCTATAG
- the scpA gene encoding methylmalonyl-CoA mutase, translated as MSTIPNFKDVPWQGGSSASVDRRSWQTAAEAEAGRPIDSLARPTPEGIPVRPLYSSSDLDGLDHLQTMPGLPPFVRGPYTTMYVVRPWTVRQYAGFSTAEESNAFYRRNLAAGQKGLSVAFDLPTHRGYDSDNPRVAADVGMAGVAVDSILDMKILFDGIPLGDISVSMTMNGAVLPVMALYIVAAEEQGVPQAKLAGTIQNDILKEFMVRNTYIYPPEPSMRLISDIFRYTSAHMPKFNSISISGYHMQEAGATADLELAYTMADGLEYLRSGIRAGLSIDEFAPRLSFFWAIGKDIFMEIAKLRAARLLWAKIVKGFDPKNPKSMSLRTHSQTSGWSLTAQDVYNNVIRTCIEAMGATQGHTQSLHTNSLDEALALPTDFSARIARNTQLFLQEETDTDMVVDPWGGSYFIERLTHELAHRAWAHLYEVEQLGGMAKALEAGIPKMRIEEAAARTQADIDSGVQTIVGVNKYILEREDPIKVLKVDNHAVREAQVRRLAELRANRDQGVVDSALNALTEAARSGSGNMLELAIAAARARATGGEISLALEKIYGRHKAEMHEISGVYARQFGERNGAVARVQQRVEQFLEHEGRRPRILIAKLGQDGHDRGQQVVATAFADFGFDVDVGSLFQTPEEAARVAVDNDVHLVGVSSLAAGHLTLVPAIRKALDDLGRDDILVVVGGVIPPQDYEELYRSGAVAVFGPGTVITDAALKLLNLLDPQDHEEPAGAA; from the coding sequence ATGAGCACGATCCCGAACTTCAAGGACGTTCCCTGGCAGGGTGGCTCGTCAGCTTCGGTCGATCGACGAAGTTGGCAAACCGCCGCCGAGGCCGAGGCCGGTCGACCAATCGACTCCCTCGCCCGTCCGACGCCCGAGGGAATTCCCGTCCGGCCGCTTTACTCGTCAAGCGACCTCGACGGACTGGACCACCTTCAGACGATGCCCGGCCTCCCGCCGTTCGTCCGGGGGCCGTACACCACGATGTACGTCGTCCGCCCCTGGACCGTCCGGCAGTACGCCGGGTTCTCGACGGCCGAGGAGTCGAACGCCTTCTACCGCCGCAACCTCGCGGCCGGTCAGAAAGGGCTCTCCGTCGCCTTCGACCTGCCGACCCACCGCGGTTACGACTCGGACAACCCCAGAGTCGCCGCCGACGTGGGCATGGCCGGCGTGGCCGTCGATAGCATCCTCGACATGAAGATCCTCTTCGACGGCATTCCCCTGGGCGACATCAGCGTTTCGATGACCATGAATGGCGCAGTCCTTCCGGTGATGGCGCTCTACATTGTCGCCGCCGAGGAACAGGGGGTTCCTCAGGCAAAACTCGCTGGAACGATTCAGAACGACATCCTCAAGGAGTTCATGGTTCGAAACACCTATATCTATCCACCCGAGCCGAGCATGCGGCTCATCTCCGATATTTTCCGATACACCTCGGCTCACATGCCGAAATTCAATAGCATCAGCATTAGCGGATACCATATGCAGGAGGCCGGTGCAACGGCCGACCTCGAACTCGCCTATACGATGGCTGATGGGCTCGAGTATCTCCGCTCTGGCATCCGGGCAGGCTTGAGTATTGATGAGTTTGCCCCTCGCCTCTCCTTCTTCTGGGCGATTGGCAAAGACATCTTCATGGAGATCGCTAAACTTCGCGCGGCTCGCCTCCTTTGGGCGAAGATCGTCAAGGGGTTCGACCCGAAGAACCCCAAGAGCATGTCACTCCGCACCCACAGCCAGACCAGCGGCTGGAGCCTGACCGCGCAGGACGTCTACAACAACGTCATCCGAACTTGCATTGAAGCGATGGGCGCGACTCAGGGACACACCCAGAGTCTGCACACCAACTCGCTTGATGAAGCACTTGCGCTTCCGACCGATTTTTCCGCCCGAATTGCTCGCAACACTCAACTCTTCCTTCAGGAAGAAACCGACACCGACATGGTGGTCGATCCCTGGGGAGGCAGCTATTTTATCGAGCGTCTGACCCACGAACTGGCCCACCGGGCCTGGGCGCATCTGTACGAGGTCGAGCAGCTTGGCGGCATGGCCAAGGCCCTGGAGGCCGGCATCCCCAAGATGAGGATCGAGGAGGCCGCCGCACGGACCCAGGCCGACATCGATTCGGGCGTGCAAACTATTGTTGGCGTAAACAAGTACATTCTTGAGCGCGAAGATCCAATCAAGGTTCTTAAGGTCGACAATCACGCCGTCCGTGAGGCTCAGGTCCGCCGCCTGGCCGAGCTGCGAGCGAACCGCGATCAAGGTGTCGTCGATTCCGCGCTCAACGCCCTGACCGAGGCTGCTCGCTCCGGCTCGGGTAATATGCTCGAACTGGCGATTGCCGCAGCCCGAGCCCGAGCCACCGGCGGCGAGATCAGCCTCGCCCTCGAAAAGATCTACGGCCGCCACAAGGCCGAGATGCACGAGATCAGCGGCGTTTATGCCCGCCAGTTCGGCGAGCGGAATGGGGCCGTTGCTCGCGTGCAGCAGCGGGTCGAGCAGTTCCTCGAACACGAAGGGCGACGCCCCCGGATTCTCATTGCCAAGCTCGGTCAGGACGGCCACGACCGCGGCCAGCAGGTCGTGGCTACCGCCTTCGCCGACTTCGGCTTCGATGTTGATGTCGGCTCCCTGTTCCAGACCCCCGAGGAAGCCGCCCGAGTGGCCGTGGACAACGATGTCCATCTCGTCGGCGTCAGCTCCCTCGCGGCCGGTCATCTGACGCTCGTCCCAGCGATTCGCAAAGCGCTCGACGACCTTGGCCGCGACGACATTCTTGTGGTCGTCGGCGGGGTGATTCCTCCTCAGGATTACGAGGAACTGTACCGCTCGGGCGCAGTCGCCGTCTTCGGTCCCGGGACCGTGATCACCGACGCGGCCCTCAAGCTGCTCAACCTGCTCGATCCGCAGGACCACGAGGAACCCGCCGGCGCTGCTTGA